Proteins from a single region of Corylus avellana chromosome ca11, CavTom2PMs-1.0:
- the LOC132166406 gene encoding uncharacterized protein LOC132166406 (The sequence of the model RefSeq protein was modified relative to this genomic sequence to represent the inferred CDS: added 63 bases not found in genome assembly), translating into MTPWFWPQPLNKLAVAGQKIVTLDYPKDVAFEEILGSSSPGWIAVTNAVNDDIVLMNPFTEKIGKVYQATPPPVVRLPPTSIMPQMDIIIEHWRRDCIENELRIEISYDDFISNIVWSSNPMSPDCTVMVVYGPNRDVAFCRPRDKSWSDACLDLEYRDSYTKLLVYSTKSKLFYAQRFDGGTFEGWDLQQASCPKMIHRLDHTNYEFDPPTRKFEYLVESLGDILLVVRYLGPPTRPPSKTQRFDVFKLDFQQQTMERVECLGDRVLFVCMKHSFSVSGQDFPELNPNSIYFTHDDVEYWPESYQTSDGYTSDREDYDIGFYCLEDHSITPLYDMADGLCDPGCWVIPKPPYM; encoded by the coding sequence ATGACTCCTTGGTTTTGGCCTCAACCATTGAATAAGTTGGCAGTTGCAGGCCAGAAGATTGTAACCCTCGATTATCCAAAGGATGTAGCATTTGAAGAGATTCTGGGATCATCTTCACCAGGTTGGATTGCCGTTACCAATGCTGTTAACGATGATATTGTACTTATGAATCCCTTCACTGAAAAAATTGGTAAGGTCTATCAGGCTACTCCTCCTCCAGTTGTTAGGCTTCCACCTACGAGTATAATGCCTCAAATGGACATAATCATAGAGCATTGGAGAAGAGACTGTATAGAGAATGAGTTACGAATAGAAATAAGCTACGATGATTTCATATCTAACATTGTTTGGTCATCAAACCCCATGTCCCCCGATTGCACCGTGATGGTTGTATATGGTCCAAATAGGGATGTTGCATTCTGTAGACCTAGAGACAAGTCGTGGAGTGATGCCTGCTTGGACTTGGAATATCGAGATAGCTATACGAAATTACTAGTGTATTCCACCAAGAGCAAATTGTTCTATGCCCAAAGGTTCGACGGAGGAACATTTGAAGGTTGGGATCTCCAACAAGCTTCTTGTCCTAAGATGATTCATCGTCTTGATCATACTAATTATGAATTTGATCCGCCTACTCGAAAATTCGAGTACTTGGTGGAATCCTTGGGAGATATTCTTCTGGTTGTCAGGTATTTAGGTCCGCCTACTCGCCCCCCTTCAAAGACACAAAGATTTGATGTTTTCAAGCTTGATTTCCAACAGCAAACAATGGAACGTGTGGAGTGCCTTGGTGATCGTGTCTTGTTTGTATGTATGAAACACTCATTTTCTGTCTCGGGCCAAGACTTCCCAGAGTTAAATCCTAACTCTATTTACTTTACTCACGATGATGTGGAATATTGGCCTGAATCTTATCAAACCAGTGATGGGTATACGTCAGACCGCGAAGATTATGACATTGGATTTTACTGCTTAGAAGATCATAGCATCACACCCCTTTAT